The genomic segment TTTCTCAACTCAGCGACCTTATCCTTGCCTTGCAGCAGTTCCACCACAGCCAAAGCAAACTCCATTGCAGCGCCCGGGCCTTTGCCTGTGATGATATTACCGTCTTTTTCCACCATTGCCGCGGTGTATTCAGCACCTTCCAAAAAGTTATCAAAGCCCGGATAGCAAGTAGCTTTCCTGCCTTTCAGCAGTCCCAACTTGCCAAGCACCATAGGAGCGGCGCAAATGGCGGCAATAGGTTTGTTTTCTTCCGCGAAACGTACAATCAATTTCCGCAAATCATCACACTCTCCCAAAGTAGCCGCACCTGGCATACCGCCCGGAAGCACTATCAGATCGGCGTCGAAGAAATCACAGTTCACAATATTCTTATCGCACAGCACCGGTACGCCATGAGCACCCGTCACAATCTCGTCAGGAGTCACCGTAATCATCTCGACCTTCAATCCTGCACGTCTCATCACATCAACAGAAGTGAAAGCCTCTATCTCTTCAAATCCGTCTGCAAAAAACACATAAACTGTACCCATAAAAATATCTCCTCTTATTTTAAATTAAAATAATACGTAATCGTTCCTGTCTGGTTGTTCAAGCCACTTACCGTATTGAACCGCGCTTTCTTTGCCGCATCTTCCGCAGCCTTCCGCAAAGCGGGATTCACCGTATTGGTCTGTCGGTTGATGCTGGTTGCAATGACCTGTCCTGCCGGATTCACAGTAATGGTAACCACCACTTTCCCCTCATCCTGCACATTATATACAGGGCGTGGCAATCCGCCTTCCCCTATAGAACGTCCGCCAAGATTAAAAGTTCCATATCCCCCGGTTCCGGCAGTCGCTCCGGACGAAGAATTTCCGGTAGGGCTTCCTTGCACACCTTCCCCTTCCGTAGTGCCCTTACTTCCCATCTGCGCACCCTTGCCAAAGGCTCCCGCAACACGTTTGCGGGCAGCTTCCTCCGCAGCCTTCCGTTCACGTTCCGCTTTCTCGGCAGCCAGCTTTCTGGCCTCCTCTGCTTTTTCCGCTGCGGTCTTCTCCGGCTTCTTCGCTTCTTTCTTTTTTTCTTCAGCCTTAGGCTTTATGGCAACTGTTTCTTCCTCCTCCTGTGTCAGCATGTCCTGCTCCACCTCCTCCGGCATTTCCGGGGCGGTTTCTTCCGGCATCACATCCACTTCCACCAAAGAAGGATCGGCAGCTCCCCATGCATCGGGCACCTCACCCATCATCACAGGCACACCACCTTCCTCGGACTGTTCGGGCAACGTAAATCCCACCAGTATCAAAAGGGCAATGACAACCACGTGCACCAACAGCGCCCCTGCC from the Bacteroides eggerthii genome contains:
- a CDS encoding DJ-1 family glyoxalase III, which translates into the protein MGTVYVFFADGFEEIEAFTSVDVMRRAGLKVEMITVTPDEIVTGAHGVPVLCDKNIVNCDFFDADLIVLPGGMPGAATLGECDDLRKLIVRFAEENKPIAAICAAPMVLGKLGLLKGRKATCYPGFDNFLEGAEYTAAMVEKDGNIITGKGPGAAMEFALAVVELLQGKDKVAELRKAMIV
- a CDS encoding cell envelope integrity protein TolA codes for the protein MDRKKKGKYVGLAGALLVHVVVIALLILVGFTLPEQSEEGGVPVMMGEVPDAWGAADPSLVEVDVMPEETAPEMPEEVEQDMLTQEEEETVAIKPKAEEKKKEAKKPEKTAAEKAEEARKLAAEKAERERKAAEEAARKRVAGAFGKGAQMGSKGTTEGEGVQGSPTGNSSSGATAGTGGYGTFNLGGRSIGEGGLPRPVYNVQDEGKVVVTITVNPAGQVIATSINRQTNTVNPALRKAAEDAAKKARFNTVSGLNNQTGTITYYFNLK